CAGTGCGAACTTGCTGTCTTTGTTGCGCGGGCGCGCACCCTGCCAGACCGTCTGCCAGCCTTGCGGCGCATCCGCATTTTGGGGCAGGCGGACGATGCGGTAGCGGCATTGTACATCGCCGACGCGGTGCGGCAATGTGCCGTACTGCGTCCAAACAATCCGCGTGTGCAGGTCGCCGCCGCCTATGCCGATACACTCGATGCCATCTGAAAGCTCCCGTTTTAATTCTGGGGAAAGCGATGCCTCCATACTCCGGACGACGGGCGCGTGGCTTTTCGCCGCGTCCAGCCACGGCAGGAACAGCGTCATCAGCAAAGCCCAGGTCAGGGTAACGCCTGCCGCCCAGTTGGTAACCGCCTGCCTGCCGCGTATGTTTTTGCGGGTAATCGCCCACAGCCACAAGGGTGTGAACAGTACGGCAACCGCCATCGGAATGGGATCGATGTCGGGAACGTAATACGGGCTGAAGTAGGCGGCGCGTTCGGCAAGCTTGGCGGGCCAGCCGTAATTCATGGCGAAAAAGCCCGTCCACAGGAACACGGCAAACAGTCCGAACGCCATAATGCCGAACCAGTTGACAAACGCCGCCGCACCGCGCCTCAGGCTGTCCAGTTGCGCCGCGCCGAACAGGGCAAGCGGCGGCAGCAGCCAAACGAGATTGTCCTGAAAACGCTGCGGATTGGCGGCAAGCAGCACCAAAACGGCAAGCATCCAGACAACGCCCAAAATCCCCCAATCGGTCGAAAACAGGCGTGTGCGGCAAACCGTCCAAACCGCCAGCGGCAGCGCGGGCAGTGCAAACCAAAGCAGGTTTTTCAGATAGTAAAACAAACTGAATGCCGTCTGAACATGCCGCACGCCGCCGAACGTACCGAAAACGTGATAGTCGAGCCATTGCGCGAACAGCGCGGGCTGCGTTTTTGCCAACAGCAGGGGATAGACGGTCATAAGCGGCAGGGCAAAGGCAAGCGAGGCGACTGCCGTCAACATCAAACGCCTGCTTTGCCACGGACGGAAAAACATCAGCACGGGCAAGGGCAGCATCAGGGCAAATGCTGCCGGATAAGCTGCTGCCAACGACATTAGCGTCCAACCCGTACCGAGCAAGAAAGAGGCGGCAATCACGCGCCGGCGTGCCAGCGAGTAGCCGTGCAGCACCAGTCCGGCGGCGGCAAAGGCGGCGGCTGCGGGATTGAGAAAATGGGCAACCGGAATCAGCCCGATACAGCCGATGAGAATCAGAACGACGCTGCGCCCGTGGTGTCTGCCCAAAAAGTTGAAGCCGGCAAAGCCGCAGGAAGTCAGCCCGACAACGGCAAAAAACACGCCTGCAAAGCGTGCGGCATCGTATGGGTCGGCAGCCCACGGCGACAGCAAATGTTTGAACGCGGCGGCAACCCAAAGATACACAGGCGGTATGCCGAAGTCGGCATGCCCGAACAAATGGGCAACCAAGGGGGTGGGGCTGCCTGCCAGTGCTTCGACGGCGGTATAAACGGCAGGTTCGGCAGGATTCCATAAATCATGTGAAAATACACCCGGCCACAACCAGGCAAACGCCATCAGCATCAGCAGCCACGGTTTTTCGTGGGTTTTGGCGGGCGGGCGGGTATCGGGCGGGGTATAGGTCAACATAAGCGTAAGAAGAAATGGATGGATTGCCAAGTGTAGCAAATATTCGCACAAAGGTCGTGCAGAGACTGCTTCAGACGGCATCAGACACAAAAAGACCGGCAACAAAAAAGACTGCACGGGGCAGTCTTTGCAGATACTATCTTTTTCATAATATTTTTTCCTGGCCCAACACAGTCCATAGCATATTAAAACTGTTGTTTTCAATCAGGATATATATCCCCAATCCTAAATAAACAACAGCAACAAACCATCTGCTATATTTTTCCAAAGTTTCTCCAACAGAAGGGACTTGTGCCAATTTTTGGGCAGAAAAAACCAAGAGATAAATCATGACTAGAAAGGTAAGTAAAGCCACTATCAAATTCGCTAAATTTAAGGTAGTAAAATATGGGACAAAGACACCAATATTGTCAGCACCACAACTTGCAAAAGTAATCATAGCGACTAGAAAAATCAGGTTTTTATTATCTTTGCGCAAACCCTCTTTAGCAATAGCCTCTCCATCAGAATCTCCTAAAAGCAAAACTTTGATGCCTAGGAAAATTGGAATAAAGCCGAGCAAACCTAAAATCTCTTTACTAGGAATATAATCTAAGACAAATGCAAAAAGCAAACTTAGCAATATCAGACTAACAGAGCCTAGAAATTGGCCTAAATAGATGTTAATGATGTCTTTTCTGCTTTTTCTTTTGGCAAAAAATAACATTAGGATAATAAGTAAGTCTACGGCTGTCCCAGAATACAGGATTATTGAAGTAACAACATTTTGAATCATAAAACATCTCATTCAAATATATTTTTGAATGTATTCAAACATTAAACTTTGTAGATGTCAACTTCAACCCCGTCAAAATATAGTGGATTAACAAAAACCAGTACAGCGTTGCCTCGTCTTCGCTCAAAGAGAACGATTCTCTAAGGTGCTGAAGCACCAAGTGAATCGGTTCCGTACTATCTGTACTGTCTGCGGCTTCGTCGCTTTGTCCTGATTTTTGTTAATCCACTATATAGATAAGAAGTCAGTGTGCCAAATATTAAAAAGCCCTGCCATCGAAATGATGGCAGGGCTTAATTCTTGCAAAGCGGCAATCAACGTTTGAACAGGTTGCCGAATTTGTTGTTAAATTTGTCCACGCGACCGGTGGTATCGACGATTTTTTGGGTGCCGGTATAGAACGGGTGGCACAGGGAGCAAACCTCGATATTGAAGTTTTCTTTTTCCATCGCGGATTTGGTTACGAATTTGTTGCCGCAAGAGCAGGTAACGTTAACTTCGTGGTAGTTCGGGTGAATACCTTGTTTCATTTGATTTCCTTTCAAAAAAGCGGGCATAGGGGATGTACCTATGCTACAGACAAGTCCGACATTCTCTCTATTTTCTGTTGTTACGTCAAGAGTATATTCGATAAAATGCAAAAAGATTACTCTGAAGGAGGTTTTATGAGGGTGAAGTTTTTTTCCCTGCTGCTGCGCTTCGCCGGTTCCCTATTGCCGCCGTCTCATATGCGCGGCATCGGCATCATCGGCAAAAGCGTACGCGTATTTCTGGCACGGCGGGTTTCTCCGCATATCGGACGCGGGGTCAATATCGAACGCGGTGCCT
Above is a window of Neisseria sp. Marseille-Q6792 DNA encoding:
- a CDS encoding glycosyltransferase family 39 protein → MLTYTPPDTRPPAKTHEKPWLLMLMAFAWLWPGVFSHDLWNPAEPAVYTAVEALAGSPTPLVAHLFGHADFGIPPVYLWVAAAFKHLLSPWAADPYDAARFAGVFFAVVGLTSCGFAGFNFLGRHHGRSVVLILIGCIGLIPVAHFLNPAAAAFAAAGLVLHGYSLARRRVIAASFLLGTGWTLMSLAAAYPAAFALMLPLPVLMFFRPWQSRRLMLTAVASLAFALPLMTVYPLLLAKTQPALFAQWLDYHVFGTFGGVRHVQTAFSLFYYLKNLLWFALPALPLAVWTVCRTRLFSTDWGILGVVWMLAVLVLLAANPQRFQDNLVWLLPPLALFGAAQLDSLRRGAAAFVNWFGIMAFGLFAVFLWTGFFAMNYGWPAKLAERAAYFSPYYVPDIDPIPMAVAVLFTPLWLWAITRKNIRGRQAVTNWAAGVTLTWALLMTLFLPWLDAAKSHAPVVRSMEASLSPELKRELSDGIECIGIGGGDLHTRIVWTQYGTLPHRVGDVQCRYRIVRLPQNADAPQGWQTVWQGARPRNKDSKFALIRKIGENILKTTD
- a CDS encoding CadD family cadmium resistance transporter; the protein is MIQNVVTSIILYSGTAVDLLIILMLFFAKRKSRKDIINIYLGQFLGSVSLILLSLLFAFVLDYIPSKEILGLLGFIPIFLGIKVLLLGDSDGEAIAKEGLRKDNKNLIFLVAMITFASCGADNIGVFVPYFTTLNLANLIVALLTFLVMIYLLVFSAQKLAQVPSVGETLEKYSRWFVAVVYLGLGIYILIENNSFNMLWTVLGQEKIL
- the rpmE gene encoding 50S ribosomal protein L31 — protein: MKQGIHPNYHEVNVTCSCGNKFVTKSAMEKENFNIEVCSLCHPFYTGTQKIVDTTGRVDKFNNKFGNLFKR